One window of Elaeis guineensis isolate ETL-2024a chromosome 11, EG11, whole genome shotgun sequence genomic DNA carries:
- the LOC105054259 gene encoding ubiquitin-conjugating enzyme E2 variant 1D: MTLGGSGGGSSVVVPRNFRLLEELERGEKGIGDGTVSYGMEDGDDIFMRSWTGTIIGPHNSVHEGRIYQLKLFCDKDYPEKPPSVRFHSRINMTCVNHETGVVEPKKFAMLANWQREYTMENILVQLKKEMSAPHNRKLVQPPEGTFF, translated from the exons TCCCTCGGAACTTTCGATTACTAGAAGAACTCGAACGTGGTGAAAAGGGCATCGGAGATGGGACCGTAAGCTATGGGATGGAGGATGGAGATGATATCTTTATGCGCTCGTGGACAGGCACAATAATTGGCCCACACAAT TCTGTTCATGAAGGGCGCATCTATCAGCTTAAACTATTCTGTGACAAGGACTATCCAGAGAAGCCTCCAAGCGTCCGCTTCCACTCACGTATTAACATGACTTGTGTCAATCATGAAACAGGAGTG gtggagccaaaaaaatttgCAATGTTGGCAAATTGGCAGCGTGAGTACACCATGGAGAACATCTTAGTGCAGTTGAAGAAGGAAATGTCAGCACCCCATAACCGGAAGCTAGTCCAGCCCCCAGAAGGCACATTCTTCTGA